A genomic segment from Streptosporangium roseum DSM 43021 encodes:
- a CDS encoding Dabb family protein: MLNHVVLMKFSDPGDAPVARDLLEGLKDRIGQIRELTVGLDTTGSALSYDLCLVTVHESADDLRGYQDHPAHLEVAGWIRPRLAARAVVDHES, encoded by the coding sequence GTGCTGAACCACGTCGTGCTGATGAAGTTCTCCGATCCCGGGGACGCCCCGGTGGCCAGGGACCTGCTCGAAGGGCTGAAGGACCGGATCGGGCAGATCCGGGAACTCACCGTCGGCCTGGACACCACCGGCTCCGCGCTCTCCTACGACCTGTGCCTGGTCACGGTGCACGAGTCGGCCGACGACCTGCGCGGCTACCAGGACCATCCCGCCCACCTGGAGGTGGCCGGCTGGATCCGTCCCCGGCTCGCCGCCAGGGCCGTCGTCGACCACGAGTCGTGA
- a CDS encoding SDR family oxidoreductase, giving the protein MVVVVTGGTRGLGLGLVREFLDRGHQVAFCGSRPESVDGALATLEAGRVCGVVADVTDRAQVQALWDAAVDRFGKVDVWINNAGVSHSRKPLWELPAAEAATVVGVNLTGVLNGSAVALAGMAEQGHGHVWNMEGLGSDGRAVPGLSVYGATKRALTYLTRALAKEVPDGVSVGLLSPGMVVTDLLVHDYSPEELARAARIFNILADRVGTVAPWLAGRALSQTRNGAHVRWLTRRKVFARFAAAPFGKRRVIP; this is encoded by the coding sequence ATGGTCGTAGTCGTCACCGGCGGCACCCGCGGCCTCGGCCTCGGCCTGGTCCGGGAGTTCCTCGACCGGGGCCACCAGGTCGCCTTCTGCGGCAGCCGCCCCGAATCCGTCGACGGGGCGCTGGCCACGCTGGAGGCCGGGCGGGTGTGCGGGGTGGTCGCCGACGTCACCGACCGGGCCCAGGTCCAGGCGCTCTGGGACGCCGCCGTGGACCGCTTCGGGAAGGTCGACGTCTGGATCAACAACGCCGGGGTCTCCCACTCGCGCAAGCCGCTGTGGGAGCTCCCGGCCGCCGAGGCCGCGACGGTCGTCGGCGTCAACCTCACCGGCGTGCTCAACGGCAGCGCGGTCGCCCTGGCCGGGATGGCCGAGCAGGGCCACGGCCACGTCTGGAACATGGAGGGGCTCGGCAGCGACGGCCGCGCCGTACCCGGGCTGTCCGTCTACGGCGCGACCAAGCGGGCGCTCACCTACCTCACCCGCGCCCTGGCCAAGGAGGTCCCCGACGGCGTCTCCGTGGGCCTGCTGAGCCCCGGCATGGTGGTCACCGACCTGCTGGTCCACGACTACTCGCCGGAGGAGCTGGCCCGAGCCGCCCGGATCTTCAACATCCTGGCCGACCGCGTCGGGACCGTCGCCCCCTGGCTGGCCGGACGAGCGCTGTCGCAGACCCGCAACGGCGCCCACGTCCGCTGGCTGACCAGGCGCAAGGTGTTCGCCCGCTTCGCCGCCGCCCCCTTCGGGAAGCGCCGGGTGATCCCGTGA
- a CDS encoding aromatic ring-hydroxylating oxygenase subunit alpha has product MLKNFWYAVEFGHAVGRRPRKVTCLGQDFVIWRRRDGRIACLSDLCVHRGGALSMGTLAGDDSIACPYHGWEYGPDGGCVKIPANPPGRGIPSKARVDAYPVIERYGMVWAFLGDLPEEERPPIPHIPQHEDPAFRAVYWETTVDANYERTLENVVDAAHTPFVHGTAFGNPDRPEIPDYEITGDDWHAEADILLSPPLPKGLWGALARRRPRAEHVVVSNGWYLPNIVKLHVRLPFGDLVLYDHNIPLGQNRTLVKIVGYRNFFTGRWADGNAVKRIEKIFEQDRPVVENQRPELLPFDLSAELHIRSDALQVAYRRRRRQLMDRGWWVGGDDIVTGDVPRREATVIPSPARRDNPDLARAWVHRSRGETVNEPARSAE; this is encoded by the coding sequence ATGCTCAAGAACTTCTGGTACGCGGTGGAGTTCGGCCACGCGGTCGGCCGCCGCCCCCGCAAGGTCACCTGCCTCGGGCAGGACTTCGTGATCTGGCGCCGCCGCGACGGCCGGATCGCGTGCCTGTCCGATCTGTGCGTGCACCGGGGAGGCGCGCTGTCGATGGGCACGCTGGCCGGCGACGACTCCATCGCCTGCCCCTACCACGGCTGGGAGTACGGACCGGACGGCGGGTGCGTGAAGATCCCGGCCAACCCGCCGGGCCGGGGCATCCCCTCCAAGGCCCGGGTCGACGCCTACCCGGTGATCGAGAGGTACGGGATGGTCTGGGCCTTCCTCGGCGACCTGCCCGAGGAGGAGCGGCCGCCGATCCCGCACATCCCCCAGCACGAGGACCCGGCGTTCCGGGCGGTCTACTGGGAGACCACGGTCGACGCCAACTACGAGCGCACGCTGGAGAACGTGGTCGACGCGGCGCACACCCCGTTCGTGCACGGCACCGCGTTCGGCAACCCGGACAGGCCGGAGATCCCCGACTACGAGATCACCGGCGACGACTGGCACGCCGAGGCCGACATCCTGCTCAGCCCCCCGCTGCCGAAAGGCCTGTGGGGAGCACTGGCCCGGCGCAGGCCCCGCGCGGAGCACGTCGTGGTCTCCAACGGCTGGTACCTGCCCAACATCGTCAAGCTGCACGTACGGCTGCCCTTCGGCGACCTCGTCCTCTACGACCACAACATCCCGCTCGGGCAGAACCGCACGCTGGTGAAGATCGTCGGCTACCGCAACTTCTTCACCGGGAGGTGGGCGGACGGCAACGCGGTCAAACGCATCGAGAAGATCTTCGAGCAGGACCGCCCCGTCGTCGAGAACCAGCGGCCCGAGCTGCTGCCCTTCGACCTCTCGGCCGAGCTGCACATCCGCAGCGACGCCCTCCAGGTCGCCTACCGGCGACGCCGCCGGCAGCTCATGGACCGGGGCTGGTGGGTCGGCGGCGACGACATCGTCACCGGTGACGTGCCACGTCGAGAGGCCACCGTCATCCCCTCGCCCGCCCGCCGCGACAACCCCGACCTCGCCCGCGCCTGGGTCCACCGATCCCGAGGAGAGACCGTCAATGAGCCTGCCCGCAGCGCTGAGTGA
- a CDS encoding aldehyde dehydrogenase family protein has translation MDLITRENPARVDEVVGSVPVTDPAAVDAAVRRADDAFRDWSGLPVAERVAALRHGADTVAARLEELAPLLARESGKPLADSRGEIGFAVTFLRWVCDEAPAVLAATEIDDDAGRLVVRRKPYGVVGCVTPWNAPVILAVLKLGPALAAGNTVVLKPSPLAPLTVTEVAAALPAVQVVHGGAETGRALAGHPLVRKVAFTGGDAAGREIAATAGAMITPAVLELGGNDPAVFLPDFALSGADYERLVMASFATGGQVCMAAKRLYVPRARIAEFTEAYLAAAERVLVVGDPLDPGVTMGPVISAAAAARIRALVAGAAGGTVTPLGRSAPGHDPASGYFVTPCLVTGLDDRAPLVAQEQFGPVVPLLAYDTEGEVLARANAGELGLAASVWSADEERAFALAGRLSAGFVFVNTHNRTGMSLRAPFGGVKRSGYGREYGREGLLEYVQSAVVHVPAAFRPGGPGMAPGAYPGGVHDGTPRAAGTVRPPP, from the coding sequence ATGGATCTGATCACCCGGGAGAACCCGGCGCGCGTCGACGAGGTCGTCGGGTCCGTGCCCGTCACCGACCCGGCGGCGGTGGACGCGGCCGTGCGCCGGGCGGACGACGCCTTCCGCGACTGGTCGGGGCTGCCGGTCGCGGAACGCGTCGCCGCTCTCCGGCACGGCGCCGACACCGTGGCCGCCCGGCTGGAGGAACTGGCGCCGCTGCTGGCCCGCGAGTCGGGCAAGCCGCTGGCCGACTCGCGCGGCGAGATCGGCTTCGCCGTCACGTTCCTGCGGTGGGTCTGCGACGAGGCCCCGGCGGTGCTGGCCGCCACGGAGATCGACGACGACGCCGGGCGGCTGGTGGTGCGGCGCAAGCCGTACGGGGTGGTGGGGTGCGTCACGCCGTGGAACGCCCCGGTCATCCTGGCCGTGCTCAAGCTCGGGCCCGCGCTGGCGGCGGGCAACACGGTCGTGCTCAAGCCCTCGCCCCTGGCGCCGCTGACGGTCACCGAGGTGGCGGCCGCGCTGCCCGCCGTACAGGTGGTCCACGGCGGCGCGGAGACCGGCCGTGCGCTGGCCGGTCATCCGCTCGTCCGCAAGGTGGCCTTCACCGGCGGCGACGCGGCGGGGCGGGAGATCGCCGCGACGGCCGGGGCGATGATCACCCCGGCGGTGCTGGAGCTGGGCGGCAACGACCCCGCCGTGTTCCTGCCGGACTTCGCGCTGTCGGGCGCCGACTACGAACGCCTGGTCATGGCGTCGTTCGCCACCGGCGGGCAGGTCTGCATGGCGGCCAAGCGGCTGTACGTGCCGCGGGCGCGGATCGCCGAGTTCACCGAGGCGTACCTCGCGGCTGCGGAACGCGTTCTCGTCGTCGGCGACCCCCTCGACCCGGGGGTCACCATGGGCCCGGTCATCTCGGCCGCGGCCGCCGCCCGGATCCGCGCGCTCGTGGCGGGCGCGGCGGGCGGCACGGTGACGCCGCTGGGGAGGAGCGCTCCGGGGCACGATCCGGCGTCGGGGTACTTCGTGACCCCGTGCCTGGTCACCGGCCTGGACGACCGCGCCCCGCTGGTGGCGCAGGAGCAGTTCGGCCCCGTGGTGCCCCTGCTCGCCTACGACACCGAGGGAGAGGTCCTGGCCCGCGCCAACGCGGGCGAGCTCGGCCTGGCCGCCTCCGTCTGGTCCGCCGACGAGGAGCGGGCCTTCGCGCTGGCGGGGCGGCTCAGCGCCGGATTCGTCTTCGTCAACACCCACAACCGCACCGGCATGTCCCTGCGGGCTCCTTTCGGCGGGGTCAAGCGCAGCGGCTACGGCCGCGAGTACGGGCGGGAGGGCCTGCTGGAGTACGTCCAGTCCGCGGTCGTCCACGTCCCCGCCGCCTTCCGCCCCGGCGGCCCCGGCATGGCCCCCGGCGCGTATCCCGGCGGCGTCCACGACGGGACCCCGCGAGCCGCCGGAACCGTCCGGCCCCCGCCCTGA
- a CDS encoding maleate cis-trans isomerase family protein codes for MTDALGWRRKFGVIAPSTNTIVEPDFYRMTVPGVTAHFGRIHIRDQNMAGDEGMERLLDQIREEIGAACERVLTCEPDYMVMGMSAETFWGGVEGNRRFVEQIHAITGLRVATGAEACERALNLYGARRIGVVTPYQPVGDENVVRFFSEIGFDVVAIKGLRCPTAVSIAHVTESTLRGALAEVDLAGVDAIVQCGTNLSMVGLADEAERRLRKPVIAINAATWWMALRDNGIQDKVYGAGRLLREQ; via the coding sequence ATGACCGACGCGCTCGGCTGGCGCCGCAAGTTCGGCGTGATCGCCCCGTCCACGAACACGATCGTGGAGCCCGACTTCTACCGCATGACCGTCCCCGGCGTGACCGCGCACTTCGGCCGCATCCACATCCGCGACCAGAACATGGCCGGGGACGAGGGCATGGAACGGCTGCTCGACCAGATCCGCGAGGAGATCGGCGCCGCCTGCGAGCGGGTGCTGACCTGCGAGCCGGACTACATGGTCATGGGCATGTCCGCCGAGACCTTCTGGGGCGGCGTCGAGGGCAACCGGCGCTTCGTCGAGCAGATCCACGCCATCACCGGGCTGCGGGTGGCCACCGGCGCGGAGGCCTGCGAGCGGGCCCTGAACCTGTACGGCGCGCGCAGGATCGGCGTGGTGACCCCCTACCAGCCGGTGGGCGACGAGAACGTGGTGCGGTTCTTCTCCGAGATCGGCTTCGACGTCGTCGCGATCAAAGGTCTGAGGTGCCCGACGGCCGTCTCGATCGCGCATGTCACCGAGTCCACGCTCCGGGGGGCGCTGGCCGAGGTCGATCTGGCGGGCGTGGACGCGATCGTGCAGTGCGGGACGAACCTGTCCATGGTCGGCCTGGCCGACGAGGCCGAACGCCGGCTCCGCAAGCCGGTCATCGCCATCAACGCCGCCACCTGGTGGATGGCGCTGCGCGACAACGGCATTCAGGACAAGGTGTACGGCGCCGGCCGCCTCCTGCGCGAGCAGTAG
- a CDS encoding alpha/beta hydrolase family protein encodes MIRSLWWAAKTGGEAPFDTAHLKVHYPAAPDGDRLTGVFRPEGGPYPVVLLLSGINVGQDAYRWLAVEIAAAGFVCVTFDRVGELFGGEYGLTPGVDLDAARPGTYGSRPTCPAIPSILAALAEIDLLKGAIDLDRVALGGHSAGGSLALQSARHFPEVKAVFAYGAHTMVATMLGWPAGTVVPAQVDCPVLLTVGTRDGVIMGSSDRYGQEAHPADPVTRTFDEALTDRDGSHLLAVFEGANHFGVADPVDPTAARAFLDLPATAEPRPALAQLVIAFLRTHLYGDTRARAVLDGLPGLRRR; translated from the coding sequence GTGATCCGCTCGCTGTGGTGGGCGGCGAAGACCGGCGGCGAGGCGCCGTTCGACACCGCCCATCTGAAGGTCCACTACCCGGCGGCCCCGGACGGCGACCGGCTGACCGGCGTGTTCCGGCCCGAAGGCGGGCCGTACCCGGTGGTGCTGTTGCTGTCCGGGATAAACGTGGGCCAGGACGCCTACCGCTGGCTGGCCGTCGAGATCGCGGCCGCCGGGTTCGTCTGCGTGACCTTCGACCGGGTGGGCGAGCTGTTCGGCGGGGAGTACGGGCTCACGCCGGGCGTCGACCTGGACGCCGCCCGGCCCGGGACGTACGGCTCGCGCCCGACCTGCCCGGCGATCCCCTCGATCCTGGCCGCGCTGGCGGAGATCGACCTGCTGAAGGGCGCGATCGACCTGGACAGGGTCGCGCTGGGCGGCCACTCGGCGGGCGGCTCCCTCGCGCTGCAGTCGGCCCGGCACTTCCCCGAGGTGAAGGCGGTGTTCGCCTACGGCGCGCACACCATGGTGGCCACCATGCTGGGCTGGCCCGCGGGCACGGTGGTCCCGGCCCAGGTGGACTGCCCCGTCCTGCTCACCGTGGGCACCAGGGACGGCGTGATCATGGGCAGCTCCGACCGGTACGGGCAGGAGGCGCACCCGGCCGACCCGGTCACCCGCACCTTCGACGAGGCGCTCACCGACCGGGACGGCTCCCACCTGCTGGCCGTGTTCGAGGGCGCCAACCACTTCGGCGTCGCCGACCCGGTGGACCCGACGGCCGCGCGCGCCTTCCTCGACCTGCCCGCCACCGCCGAACCGCGTCCGGCGCTGGCGCAACTGGTGATCGCCTTTCTGCGAACTCATCTGTACGGCGACACGCGGGCGCGAGCCGTGCTGGACGGCCTGCCCGGCCTGCGGCGGCGGTAG
- a CDS encoding aldehyde dehydrogenase family protein produces the protein MIDIPESRDLVDGVWSACSEDLGFDLEDPATGEASVRARGTAPGRVAEALAAADRLAAPWAATAPERRAELLDAVAAELDRRIPEIVALESFATGVPVRQTTPLGAIVSGSFRLASAQLREGRLRTTEIREDGRAVEVHRLPRGPALCLVPWNAPAPMAAHKAASALAAGCPVILKVSEYAPHGSQVLTEVLHEVLPPGVFQFVQGGPRTGGQLVGDPRVRAVSFTGGPAAGRAVAAACVTGFRPAQLELGGNNPLVVLPDAAVEVAARAAADLLTTLNGQWCRALGRLLVPRDRLDELVAATGERLTALRAGDPLREDTDFGPLIHSTHVRRVREAVTAAGGRAVPYGAMPETGNFLAPTLITGTDLAEEIFGPVAAVVPYDTVEEAVTLANATPYGLEGYVVGADEERALAVARRVRAGEVKVNGSSVMSLHLFTPRPAWGLSGLGEEGTHETLRFFTNARVVGVEGGFSLHGRQR, from the coding sequence GTGATCGACATCCCTGAGTCCCGGGACCTGGTCGACGGCGTGTGGTCCGCCTGCTCCGAGGACCTCGGCTTCGACCTGGAGGACCCCGCGACCGGCGAGGCGTCCGTCCGGGCACGCGGGACGGCGCCCGGACGGGTCGCCGAGGCCCTCGCCGCGGCGGATCGGCTGGCGGCCCCGTGGGCGGCGACCGCGCCGGAACGCCGCGCCGAACTGCTCGACGCCGTGGCCGCCGAGCTCGACAGGCGGATCCCGGAGATCGTCGCGCTGGAGTCCTTCGCCACCGGGGTGCCCGTCCGGCAGACCACCCCGCTGGGAGCGATCGTCAGCGGGTCGTTCCGGCTGGCCTCCGCGCAGCTTCGCGAGGGCCGGCTGCGCACGACGGAGATCCGCGAGGACGGCCGCGCCGTCGAGGTGCACCGGCTCCCCCGGGGTCCGGCCCTGTGCCTGGTGCCGTGGAACGCCCCCGCCCCGATGGCCGCGCACAAGGCCGCCAGCGCGCTCGCCGCCGGATGCCCGGTGATCCTCAAGGTGAGCGAGTACGCGCCCCACGGCTCGCAGGTGCTGACCGAGGTCCTGCACGAGGTGCTGCCGCCCGGCGTGTTCCAGTTCGTGCAGGGCGGTCCCCGGACGGGCGGGCAGCTGGTCGGCGACCCCCGCGTCCGCGCGGTCTCGTTCACCGGCGGTCCGGCCGCGGGCCGGGCGGTCGCCGCCGCGTGCGTCACCGGCTTCCGCCCGGCGCAGCTGGAGCTCGGCGGCAACAACCCTCTGGTGGTCCTGCCCGACGCCGCCGTCGAGGTCGCCGCCCGGGCCGCCGCGGACCTGCTCACCACGCTCAACGGCCAGTGGTGCCGGGCGCTGGGCCGTCTCCTCGTGCCCCGCGACCGGCTCGACGAGCTCGTCGCGGCCACCGGCGAGCGGCTGACCGCGCTGCGCGCCGGGGACCCGCTGCGGGAGGACACGGACTTCGGCCCGCTGATCCACTCCACGCACGTGCGACGGGTGAGGGAGGCGGTCACCGCCGCGGGCGGCCGGGCCGTGCCGTACGGTGCCATGCCGGAGACCGGCAACTTCCTGGCGCCCACGCTGATCACCGGAACCGACCTCGCCGAGGAGATCTTCGGGCCGGTCGCGGCGGTCGTGCCGTACGACACCGTCGAGGAGGCGGTGACGCTGGCCAACGCCACACCGTACGGGCTGGAGGGCTACGTCGTGGGCGCGGACGAGGAGCGGGCGCTCGCGGTCGCGCGGCGGGTGCGGGCGGGCGAGGTGAAGGTCAACGGCTCCAGCGTCATGAGCCTGCACCTGTTCACCCCGCGCCCGGCCTGGGGCCTGTCCGGCCTGGGCGAGGAGGGCACCCACGAGACGCTCCGGTTCTTCACCAACGCCCGGGTCGTCGGCGTCGAGGGCGGTTTCTCCCTGCACGGGAGACAGCGGTGA
- a CDS encoding nitrilase-related carbon-nitrogen hydrolase encodes MVRVAAVQFATGLDVTANLATCLRMIDSAAGQGAELIVLPEFCNHLSWYESRDHARRLACRHGDPFLSAVAGRAARHRAHVKLGVTLAREDGRVTGASLLYGPDGALLGEADKQVLMGAENDHLDPGTAVGPVVATAVGRLGMYACMEGVISEITRGLALRGAQVLLNSLNSFAVDEASLHVPVRAAENRVWVVAANKVGPLLPADRIELIGAGLGVPPEWLHGAGESQVVAPDGTVVARAPRTGEAVVVADVDVALADDKVRPDGTDVLAARRPALYRPIAAEPRGRTAPAGAGSVAVAVVRPCAGLGGATELIRRAAESGAELLVLPELCGVTAEEAARAVRGTTAHVVLSEIRDRAHDGLLVSADGIMGRQRKLHPSARQAGRVTAFGDGLEVFELPWGRLAIIVGDDTIFPETFRLAALADADVVAAPLTPSEPWELRSGLLERAAENRLNVVAAGHDGPGGLAGAILAAPRDFTLWTAWEGPFTGRISHPIVTPVRNDDRVVRADVHPAQAVNRHVSRGTDLVDGRPWRLVGALLEGDT; translated from the coding sequence ATGGTGCGCGTCGCCGCGGTGCAGTTCGCAACCGGCCTGGATGTGACCGCCAACCTCGCGACCTGCCTGCGAATGATCGACTCCGCCGCCGGGCAGGGGGCCGAGCTGATCGTGCTGCCCGAGTTCTGCAACCACCTGTCCTGGTACGAGAGCCGCGACCACGCGCGCCGCCTGGCCTGCCGCCACGGAGACCCGTTCCTGAGCGCCGTCGCCGGGCGCGCCGCCCGGCACCGCGCGCACGTCAAGCTCGGCGTCACCCTGGCCCGCGAGGACGGCCGCGTCACGGGGGCCTCCCTGCTGTACGGACCGGACGGCGCGCTGCTAGGCGAGGCCGACAAGCAGGTGCTGATGGGCGCGGAGAACGACCACCTGGACCCGGGAACGGCCGTCGGCCCGGTGGTGGCGACCGCGGTCGGCCGGCTCGGCATGTACGCCTGCATGGAGGGCGTGATCAGCGAGATCACCCGCGGGCTGGCGCTGCGCGGCGCGCAGGTCCTGCTCAACAGCCTGAACTCCTTCGCCGTGGACGAGGCGAGCCTGCACGTGCCGGTCCGCGCCGCGGAGAACAGGGTGTGGGTGGTCGCCGCCAACAAGGTCGGGCCGCTGCTGCCCGCCGACAGGATCGAGCTGATCGGCGCCGGGCTCGGCGTCCCGCCCGAGTGGCTGCACGGCGCGGGTGAGAGCCAGGTCGTCGCCCCCGACGGCACCGTCGTGGCCAGAGCGCCAAGGACCGGCGAGGCTGTCGTGGTGGCCGACGTCGACGTGGCCCTGGCCGACGACAAGGTCCGGCCCGACGGCACGGACGTGCTGGCCGCCCGCCGCCCCGCCCTCTACCGGCCGATCGCCGCCGAACCCCGCGGCCGTACGGCTCCCGCCGGAGCGGGCAGCGTGGCCGTGGCCGTGGTCAGGCCGTGCGCGGGGCTCGGAGGCGCGACGGAGCTCATCAGGCGGGCGGCCGAGAGCGGGGCGGAGCTGCTCGTGCTGCCCGAGCTGTGCGGGGTGACGGCCGAGGAGGCGGCGCGGGCCGTACGCGGGACCACCGCGCACGTGGTGCTCAGCGAGATCCGCGACCGGGCGCACGACGGGCTGCTGGTCTCGGCCGACGGGATCATGGGACGGCAGCGCAAGCTCCACCCGTCCGCGCGGCAGGCCGGGCGGGTCACCGCGTTCGGGGACGGGCTGGAGGTCTTCGAGCTGCCGTGGGGAAGGCTGGCCATCATCGTCGGCGATGACACGATATTTCCGGAAACGTTCAGGCTGGCGGCGCTGGCCGACGCCGACGTCGTCGCGGCGCCCCTCACCCCGTCCGAGCCCTGGGAACTCCGGTCCGGCCTGCTGGAACGGGCCGCGGAGAACCGGCTCAACGTCGTCGCCGCCGGACACGACGGGCCCGGCGGCCTCGCCGGCGCCATCCTGGCCGCGCCGCGGGACTTCACGCTCTGGACCGCCTGGGAAGGCCCGTTCACCGGCCGCATCAGCCACCCGATCGTCACCCCGGTCAGGAACGACGACCGCGTGGTGCGCGCCGACGTCCACCCTGCGCAGGCCGTCAACCGGCACGTCTCACGCGGCACCGACCTGGTGGACGGCAGACCGTGGCGGCTCGTCGGCGCGCTCCTGGAAGGAGACACGTGA
- a CDS encoding oxidoreductase: MKETLQHVEQMLDGSPVVDVTETFEQFRGMLAALKAKIDARFELTADPSSLDAYGTYPDGPGGRIEAYSGPEVDWMVHSWLGDPAASFANLHLTVWLGPQVDVPHLGIALLVWPEGWFYQDYIPRVNLVERGDHYDRHYAPLDADWLRFREENPDFTWFTSRAGFIRAGLSPNAYCYSFPRARQNIDVVGELLHARVDRWLRWVDEAGPMPEAGRAALAATDLAIRRNIAERDPANVMGVRYFGQELTDRLVRALWGGDRGLPRPS; the protein is encoded by the coding sequence GTGAAGGAAACGCTCCAGCACGTCGAGCAGATGCTCGACGGGTCACCGGTGGTCGACGTCACCGAGACGTTCGAGCAGTTCCGCGGCATGCTCGCCGCCCTCAAAGCCAAGATCGACGCGCGGTTCGAGCTGACCGCGGATCCCAGCTCGCTCGACGCCTACGGCACCTACCCCGACGGACCGGGCGGCCGGATCGAGGCCTACTCCGGCCCGGAGGTCGACTGGATGGTCCACTCCTGGCTGGGCGACCCGGCGGCGAGCTTCGCCAACCTGCACCTCACCGTCTGGCTCGGCCCGCAGGTCGACGTGCCGCACCTGGGCATCGCGCTGCTGGTCTGGCCGGAAGGATGGTTCTACCAGGACTACATCCCCCGGGTGAACCTGGTCGAGCGCGGCGACCACTACGACCGGCACTACGCGCCGCTCGACGCGGACTGGCTGCGGTTCAGGGAGGAGAACCCGGACTTCACCTGGTTCACCAGCCGGGCCGGGTTCATCCGCGCCGGCCTGTCGCCCAACGCCTACTGCTACTCCTTCCCCCGCGCGCGGCAGAACATCGACGTGGTCGGCGAACTGCTCCACGCGCGCGTCGACCGCTGGCTGCGCTGGGTGGACGAGGCCGGACCCATGCCGGAGGCCGGCAGGGCGGCACTGGCCGCGACCGACCTGGCGATCCGCAGGAACATCGCCGAGCGCGACCCGGCCAACGTGATGGGCGTGCGCTACTTCGGCCAGGAGCTGACCGACCGGCTGGTCCGCGCGCTGTGGGGCGGCGACCGCGGGCTGCCGAGGCCCTCGTGA
- a CDS encoding FAD-dependent oxidoreductase yields MRRVLVAGAGPVGLTAALTLARGGVPVTVLEAGPGPAAESRASTFHPPTLEMLAGLAVLDELMALGLVVRTFQYRDRSGGPIATLDMGALAGETPYPFRVQCEQSKLTPILLDHLRRHGGEVVFGQEVRSVRPHPGGVVATTAGGDAFTGDWLIGADGAHSAVRRALGIPFEGITYPERFLVASTEEDVGGLLPGIEPINYVFDPEEWLVLLRTPDHWRVLLPTPPGTPDEAELARLPARLRSVADPGRDWKVAHASLYRVHQRVAARFRQGRVLLAGDAAHVNNPLGGLGMNSGIHDAVLLAAALLTGRSPAARPRREDRTSRREEPALPDRAVDEVAARRREVALTHVRPISHGNRERLGAADPAAYHEELRALAADPAATRAHLLRTCLISSLREPL; encoded by the coding sequence GTGAGGCGCGTCCTGGTGGCCGGGGCCGGGCCGGTGGGACTGACCGCGGCGCTCACGCTGGCCCGGGGCGGCGTGCCGGTCACCGTGCTGGAGGCCGGCCCCGGGCCGGCCGCCGAGTCGCGCGCCTCCACCTTCCACCCGCCGACGCTGGAGATGCTCGCCGGGCTGGCGGTGCTGGACGAGCTCATGGCCCTCGGCCTGGTCGTCCGCACCTTCCAGTACCGCGACCGGTCCGGCGGGCCGATCGCCACCCTCGACATGGGCGCGCTCGCCGGGGAGACGCCCTACCCGTTCCGGGTGCAGTGCGAGCAGAGCAAGCTCACCCCGATCCTGCTGGACCACCTGCGGCGGCACGGCGGGGAGGTGGTCTTCGGACAGGAGGTGCGGTCCGTGCGGCCCCACCCGGGCGGCGTGGTCGCGACCACCGCCGGAGGCGACGCGTTCACCGGTGACTGGCTGATCGGCGCCGACGGCGCCCACTCGGCGGTACGGCGGGCACTGGGCATCCCGTTCGAGGGCATCACCTACCCCGAGCGCTTCCTCGTCGCCTCCACGGAGGAGGACGTGGGAGGCCTGCTGCCGGGCATCGAGCCGATCAACTACGTCTTCGACCCGGAGGAGTGGCTGGTGCTGCTCCGCACCCCGGACCACTGGCGGGTGCTGCTGCCCACTCCCCCCGGCACGCCGGATGAGGCGGAACTGGCCCGCCTGCCCGCCCGGCTGCGCTCGGTGGCCGACCCCGGCCGGGACTGGAAGGTCGCCCACGCCTCCCTCTACCGGGTGCACCAGCGGGTCGCCGCCCGTTTCCGGCAGGGCCGGGTGCTGCTCGCCGGAGACGCCGCCCACGTCAACAACCCGCTCGGCGGGCTGGGCATGAACAGCGGCATCCACGACGCGGTCCTCCTGGCCGCCGCCCTGCTGACCGGCCGCTCGCCCGCCGCGCGCCCGCGCCGGGAGGACCGGACCTCGCGCCGGGAGGAGCCCGCGCTCCCGGACAGGGCGGTCGACGAGGTCGCCGCGCGGCGGCGGGAGGTCGCGTTGACGCATGTGCGGCCGATCAGTCACGGGAACCGGGAGCGGCTGGGGGCGGCCGATCCCGCTGCCTACCACGAGGAGTTGCGCGCCCTGGCCGCCGACCCGGCGGCCACCCGCGCCCACCTGCTGCGCACCTGCCTGATCTCGTCCCTGCGCGAGCCCCTGTGA